A section of the Engystomops pustulosus chromosome 3, aEngPut4.maternal, whole genome shotgun sequence genome encodes:
- the LOC140120553 gene encoding nuclear receptor subfamily 0 group B member 1-like — protein MAFRSEKLGTCQCNRDPVNSILFQMLNSGSIAKTNLQQHICNPNRECPCDRSRKVLLKHPEVICKKASDVLLKTVTFIQNLPSFYQLLQDDQILLVRRCWAPLFVLGLAQEQVDFEWEDLSMPSLLKKILLNQSQDTSDITLTSDTGVPFKEVKKLQMFLHKLWSLDICTKEYAYLKGMVLFNPRIRGVRFPQYIQTLQLEAQQTLMEFTSVMQNMSHVRFTMMLEALDILKAIDSEVITELFFRPISGEINLEDLLLETLFYS, from the exons ATGGCTTTCAGATCTGAAAAACTAGGGACCTGTCAGTGCAATCGAGATCCAGTCAACAGTATTCTTTTCCAAATGCTTAATTCAGGAAGCATAGCAAAAACAAATCTTCAGCAACACATCTGTAACCCAAACAGAGAATGCCCCTGTGACAGGAGTAGGAAAGTGTTACTCAAGCATCCCGAAGTTATCTGCAAGAAAGCTTCAGATGTTTTACTCAAGACCGTAACTTTTATTCAAAATTTACCATCTTTCTATCAGCTACTCCAAGATGACCAGATCCTGCTGGTTAGGAGGTGCTGGGCTCCACTTTTTGTCTTGGGGCTGGCTCAAGAACAAGTTGATTTTGAATGGGAAGACCTTTCTATGCCTAGTCTATTGAAGAAGATACTTCTAAATCAATCACAGGACACCAGTGATATCACATTGACATCTGATACAGGAGTGCCTTTtaaggaagtgaaaaaactacaGATGTTTCTGCATAAACTCTGGAGCTTGGACATTTGCACAAAGGAATATGCCTACCTTAAAGGCATGGTGCTGTTTAACCCAC GAATACGAGGCGTGAGATTCCCACAGTACATTCAGACCCTACAACTGGAAGCTCAACAAACACTGATGGAGTTCACATCAGTGATGCAGAACATGAGTCATGTCCGTTTCACAATGATGCTGGAAGCCTTGGACATTCTGAAAGCCATTGACTCGGAAGTGATCACTGAACTTTTTTTCCGACCAATCTCCGGAGAAATCAATTTGGAAGATCTTTTGCTAGAAACACTGTTTTACAGTTAG